In Deinococcus maricopensis DSM 21211, the sequence TACGCTTTTCATACGTGTATTGTAGCATAATTTCGCTAAAAACGTAATACGGCTGGGCCTGGCTGCCCACCTCGCGCTATACTCCGCCTGCGCGCCCGTAGCTCAGTCGGATAGAGCGGAGGACTCCTAAGCCTTAGGCCACTGGTTCGATTCCAGTCGGGCGCACCACCCCCAGGACGCGCTGCAGCGCGTCCTGATCTTCTTCAGGGGCGCGCGCCAAGGCCACACGGCCCCGGTCAGACCCGCGCGTGCCGCCTCACGGCCGGGCCACCACCAAAACACACCTGCGCAAACTTGCACGCCCACCCGGCCCTCAGGCGCTACGGTGGGCGCATGAACAAAGTGCTCATGACCAGCGCCGCCCTTCTGCTCAGCTCCGCCCTTGCCGGCGGCGCGAGCGCCCCCCAGACCAGCCAGGTCCTCACCGGCCGTCCTGCCGTGCTCGCCGCCGCCCTCAAGGACGCCGGCTACACCGCTGAACTCATGGACGAGGACGGCGACCCGCTGCTGCACATGATGATCGGCGACCTCCACGTCGACCTGTACTTCTTCGGCTGTAAAGCGGGCGTCTGCCAGCGCGTGAACGCCACTTCCAGCTTCGACCCGGCCGAGGACGAGGAAGAGCAGGACCGTCAGCTGAACATCGTCGCCAGCTGGGGCACCGACTACTTCACGCAGGCGTACACCGACGAGGACGGCGCCCTGTACCTCGACGACGCGTACACCCTCGCGGGCGGCTTCACGAAGGCAAACTTCACCACCTGGTTCAAGGACTACGTCGCGGACCTCAAGGCGTTCCGCAACGAACTCGCCGGCGAGTAAAGCGCGAAGTTCCAGCTGGGCCGCCCACACTCGGGCGGCCCAGCTGTTCAGTGGGTGAGCTGTGAGCGGCGTGGCGGATGCATGCGGACGGTTTTGCTACCGTGCCGGTATGCCGGACGACGAACGCGTGATCGTGGACGCCCTGGAGGGTGAGTGGGTACGGTTGGAGCGTGGTGAGCACGCGTTCGACGTGCCCCGCGCGTGGTTGCCCGCGCAGGTGCGCGAAGGTGACGCCCTGATCGCCCGCGTGGACGGCGGTGCGGTGCACTTTGAGGCCCCGGCCGGGCTGGCCGCACTCGGGGTGCGGCAGGCCGCGCAGGCGCGCCTGGACGCCCTGAACGCCGAGGGGCTTGAAGGCGACATAGACCTCTGAAGCCAGAAAATCAAGCCCTTGCGGGGCGCGCGGGGACCTGCTGTAATACCCGTATTCCGTTCAACACGTAACATTTGGCACCCTGACGTACCCTCGGCAGGGTGCCAGATCTTGTATGTGTTCTGCATGTAGGTACAACATCTTGCTTGCCGGGGGCAGGGGGGCGTGTTAAAGTCAGGCATCGACGGCGCGACGGCCGCGCCGACCCAACGCAGGACCACCGTACCCGCACCCCAACGGGCACGGCTTTTCTTTTGTCGCCAAGGAGACCCTCACCGTGACCACCCCCACCGCCACGCCCGCCCTCAAGAACTTCGACGAGAACGCCCACCACATCGCCAAGCGCCAGTACATGCAGCCGACCGACGGCGACCTCGCGGGCCTGTTCCGCCGCGTCGCCACCTGGGTCGCAGGCGCCGAAGCGCCCGAAGCGCGTGAACACTGGGCGCAGGCGTACTTCGACCTGATGGCCGAGAAGAAGTTCTGCCCGGGCGGGCGCGTCATGGCGGGTGCCGGCACGCAGCACGGCAACGTCCTCAACTGCTTCGTGCAGGGCGCGACCGAGCACGACCCCAGCAGCTTCGCCGGCATCATGGAAGTCGCCAAGAAGCTCGCGCTCGTCACGAAAGTCGGCGGCGGCAACGGCGTGAACCTCGACGTGTACACGCCCCGCGCCCCCAGCAGCCGCCCCGACGCGGGCGTGCGCGGCTGGGCGTACATGAGCGCTGCGCACCCCGACGTCACGGACTTCATCGAGGGCATGATGCGTCCCCCCACCCAGCCGGACGGCGACAAGGAAGCCACCGCCATCCGCAACTGGACGCGCGTCGTGTACGGGCACGCCATCCCGCAGGACCTCGTGGTCCTCGCGCGCCAGAACGGCGTCACCATCGTCCGCGCGCTGCCCGAAGGCATCCTCACCGTGCAGGACGACATGGGCGGCATTATCGACGCGGCCCGTCAGGTCAGCGAAACCGCGAAGCTCGGCCTGGAGCCCCGCATCGACCTGAGCGGCATGCGCCCCGAAGGTGCGCCCATCAAGGGGTCGGGCGGCACCAGCAGCGGCCCCGTGAGCTTCCTCGTCGAGATCTTCGACAACTTCCTCGAATGGGCGAACCGCGGCGCGGAAACCAGCGGTCCCATCAACACGCTGCGTTACGTGTACGCCCCGGTGCTGCGCGTCGTGCGTCAGGGGGGCACGCGCCGCGGCGCGGGCATGGCCACCATCAGCATCGGCCACGCGGACGTCCTCGACTTCCTCACCGCCAAGGACCTCGACCGCGAAGCGAGCGAGGGTGACATCAGCACCTTCAACATCAGCATCCTGGTGGACGAGGCGTTCTGGGCGACGCTGCAGGCGAACGGCCTGTGGGCCATCCCGGCGCAGGACGTGCCCGGGAAGTACTACCTCGAGCCGCAGAAGGGCAAGTTCAGCGGCAGCTTCCCTGAGTTGCCCGAGCGTGCGGAGGACGGCGCGCGCGGCGTGCCCACCTACGGCGGCAAGATCCCGGCCGCGTGGCTGTGGCGCGAGATCGCGCAGCACGCGTGGAGCACCGGCGAGCCCGGCCTGATCTTCGTGGACCGCATCAACGAGTACAGCGCCCTCAAGAACCTCGGCGAGCGTTACCAGATCAAGAGCACCAACCCCTGCGGCGAGATTCCCCTCACCGTCGGTGAACCCTGCGACCTGGGCGCCATCAACCTCGCCGCGTACGTCAAGGGCAGCGACTTCGACTACGCCGCGTTCCGCGCGGACGTCCGCACCACCGTGCGCTTCCTCGACGACGTGCTCGACGTGAACGTGTTCGCGCTCGAGGACAACCGCGAGGCCAGCCAGAGCCTGCGCCGACTCGGCCTGGGCGTCATGGGCCTGGCCGACGCCCTCATCAAGATGGGCCTGCGCTACGACAACGAAGCGGGCCGCACCGCCATCTTCGAGATCATGAGCGCCCTGCGCGAGGAAGCCATCGCGGAAAGTGAACGCCTCGGCGCCGAGCGCGGCGTGTACCGCGTGTACACCGAGAACGCCGACAAGATCCCGCACGCGCCGCGCCGCAACGTCGCCGTGCTCACCGTGGCGCCCACCGGCACCACCAGCATGCTCATGGGCGTTTCCTCCGGCATCGAGCCGGTGTTCAGCCCGTTCATCTGGCGCAAGATCGGCAGCGAGTACCGCGCCCTCCTGCACCCGCTGTTCGTGGAGCTCCTCGAAACGTACCCGCCCGCCG encodes:
- a CDS encoding YbjN domain-containing protein, with protein sequence MNKVLMTSAALLLSSALAGGASAPQTSQVLTGRPAVLAAALKDAGYTAELMDEDGDPLLHMMIGDLHVDLYFFGCKAGVCQRVNATSSFDPAEDEEEQDRQLNIVASWGTDYFTQAYTDEDGALYLDDAYTLAGGFTKANFTTWFKDYVADLKAFRNELAGE
- a CDS encoding DUF3006 family protein, with the protein product MPDDERVIVDALEGEWVRLERGEHAFDVPRAWLPAQVREGDALIARVDGGAVHFEAPAGLAALGVRQAAQARLDALNAEGLEGDIDL
- a CDS encoding adenosylcobalamin-dependent ribonucleoside-diphosphate reductase codes for the protein MTTPTATPALKNFDENAHHIAKRQYMQPTDGDLAGLFRRVATWVAGAEAPEAREHWAQAYFDLMAEKKFCPGGRVMAGAGTQHGNVLNCFVQGATEHDPSSFAGIMEVAKKLALVTKVGGGNGVNLDVYTPRAPSSRPDAGVRGWAYMSAAHPDVTDFIEGMMRPPTQPDGDKEATAIRNWTRVVYGHAIPQDLVVLARQNGVTIVRALPEGILTVQDDMGGIIDAARQVSETAKLGLEPRIDLSGMRPEGAPIKGSGGTSSGPVSFLVEIFDNFLEWANRGAETSGPINTLRYVYAPVLRVVRQGGTRRGAGMATISIGHADVLDFLTAKDLDREASEGDISTFNISILVDEAFWATLQANGLWAIPAQDVPGKYYLEPQKGKFSGSFPELPERAEDGARGVPTYGGKIPAAWLWREIAQHAWSTGEPGLIFVDRINEYSALKNLGERYQIKSTNPCGEIPLTVGEPCDLGAINLAAYVKGSDFDYAAFRADVRTTVRFLDDVLDVNVFALEDNREASQSLRRLGLGVMGLADALIKMGLRYDNEAGRTAIFEIMSALREEAIAESERLGAERGVYRVYTENADKIPHAPRRNVAVLTVAPTGTTSMLMGVSSGIEPVFSPFIWRKIGSEYRALLHPLFVELLETYPPAANMDVDGKWDWDKVTEAVSENHGSVVGLSFIPDALQQVFVCAHDIKPLDHVRMQGAVQRAFDAEGYAANSLSKTINLPNDATVQDVQDAYTEAYRTGCKGITVYRDGSRQFQVLSTSKKKAKKDEESAEVAAPAAEAPAVQAPAAPAFKPGKPVYERPARLSGITDMVKLTDPTSGHRRSFLVTVNHLSGKPIEVMVTSGRAGDEANADSEALGRVVSIALQYGVPAEALVKTLRGINGGLYGSYNGRLVGSKADLIAVALETFARDAEALALPPLVGGSGEAERPLSGVSTEGMSGEKCPVCEANAVIREEGCLKCQACGYSKCG